In Simplicispira sp. 125, one DNA window encodes the following:
- a CDS encoding sigma-70 family RNA polymerase sigma factor: MRSFRHLDDDDCIAHAQRGDRAAFSELVGRYQDRIYRFLVRLTRSQDDARELTQETFLHAYEALERWRPEARFTTWLFQIARNQAFDWLRRGKRVEFVALEDDDEASLPDPAPAPDAALETRQRFHALERALARLPTEHREILLLREIEDMSYEDIAAVLDIGLGTVKSRIARARAGLLEKMPR, encoded by the coding sequence ATGAGATCCTTTCGCCATCTCGATGACGACGACTGCATCGCCCACGCACAGCGGGGCGACCGCGCAGCGTTCTCGGAGCTGGTGGGGCGCTACCAGGACCGCATCTACCGGTTCCTGGTGCGGCTCACACGCTCCCAGGACGACGCACGGGAGCTGACCCAGGAAACCTTCCTCCACGCCTACGAAGCGCTGGAGCGCTGGCGCCCCGAGGCGCGCTTCACGACCTGGCTGTTCCAGATCGCGCGCAACCAGGCCTTTGACTGGCTGCGGCGCGGCAAGCGGGTCGAATTCGTGGCGCTGGAAGACGACGACGAGGCCTCCCTGCCCGACCCGGCCCCCGCGCCCGATGCGGCGCTGGAAACCCGGCAGCGCTTTCATGCGCTGGAGCGGGCACTGGCACGCCTGCCCACCGAGCACCGGGAAATCCTGCTGCTGCGGGAGATCGAAGACATGTCCTATGAAGATATCGCGGCCGTGCTGGACATCGGCCTGGGCACCGT
- a CDS encoding DUF4148 domain-containing protein codes for MVSFAAPPHSPDAMDRHSAASQGDLYGLDFEARFTPYRDRVAVRAEARMAAPHFKNESAPPSMDTPSRTNREVVRTEAAAAQRARQIPVGNLG; via the coding sequence ATGGTTTCGTTTGCCGCCCCCCCGCACAGCCCGGATGCCATGGACCGGCACTCGGCCGCGTCACAGGGTGACCTCTACGGCCTGGATTTCGAAGCACGCTTCACGCCCTACCGCGACAGGGTCGCAGTACGGGCCGAAGCCCGGATGGCAGCACCCCATTTCAAGAACGAATCCGCCCCGCCAAGCATGGATACCCCTTCCCGGACCAATCGCGAGGTGGTTCGGACCGAGGCAGCCGCTGCCCAGCGCGCTCGCCAGATTCCGGTTGGTAACCTAGGCTAG
- the putA gene encoding trifunctional transcriptional regulator/proline dehydrogenase/L-glutamate gamma-semialdehyde dehydrogenase: MNQPLHAPAAPALPFAAFAPRPADQGPLREAITAAYRTPEPEALAPLLEQAQLPPDLDAAAQALALRIAGTLRQRKSSAGRAGIVQGLLQEFALSSHEGVALMCLAEALLRIPDKATRDALIRDKISNGQWEQHLGKSPSLFVNAATWGLLLTGKLVSTHNEGSLSASLGRLTAKGGEPLIRKGVDMAMRMMGEQFVTGETIGGALANARKMESEGFRYSYDMLGEAALTSEDALRYYASYEQAIHAIGKASNGRGIYEGPGISIKLSALHPRYSRAQWERVMNELYPRVLRLTELARQYDIGLNIDAEEADRLDISLDLLERLCHAPSLQGWNGIGFVIQAYQKRCPRVIDFVIDLARRTQRRLMVRLVKGAYWDSEIKRAQVDGLDDYPVYTRKTHTDVSYLACARKLLAAPEAIYPQFATHNAQTLAAIYHLAGNNYYAGQYEFQCLHGMGEPLYEQVVGAVTVGKLGRPCRIYAPVGTHETLLAYLVRRLLENGANTSFVNRIADHSIALDELVRNPVVTVQQAAAAEGASGLPHPRIPLPPQLYGTERPNSRGLDLSSEHELARLAPALQDSARQPWQAGPLLAQDVAPALAVPVRNPADHRDVVGQVCEATESDVDHAVAWAHQAAPQWAATPPAERAATLARAADLLEQQTPALLGLLMREAGKTCTNAIAEVREAVDFLRYYGARVQHSFDNTTHIPLGPVACISPWNFPLAIFMGQVAAALAAGNTVLAKPAEQTPLIAAQAIRTLWQAGIPRAAVQLLPGQGETVGARLVGDDRIMGVVFTGSTEVARILQRSIAGRLDTAGNPVVLIAETGGQNAMIVDSSALVEQVVGDAVASAFDSAGQRCSALRVLCVQEDAADRVVAMLQGAMGELRLGNPDALKVDVGPVIDAQARSGILAHIDALRDKGHRVFQHQARTTFVTENGTFVPPTLIEISSIVELEREVFGPVLHLVRYARKDLPRLLQQINATGYGLTLGVHTRIDETIAQVVDQARAGNVYVNRNMVGAVVGVQPFGGEGLSGTGPKAGGPMYLLRMLSRYPADALATTLAQDDAARPRNEAQRQPLLANLQLLEDWARSHKNTALEHTCQHLAATTPSGVLRTLPGPTGETNSYQILPRERVLCLASQDGDLLTQLACVLATGGQALWPVQHTDLHARLPAALQERVALVAQWQADGVWFDAVLHHGDSDALRSACRTIAMRPGPIVGVTAQPAGGTEVPLERLVLERSLSVNTAAAGGNASLMTIG, encoded by the coding sequence ATGAACCAGCCCCTCCACGCGCCTGCCGCCCCTGCCCTGCCCTTCGCCGCCTTTGCTCCACGCCCTGCAGATCAAGGTCCGTTGCGCGAGGCCATTACAGCGGCCTACCGCACGCCAGAGCCCGAGGCACTGGCCCCTTTGCTGGAGCAAGCTCAACTGCCGCCGGACCTGGACGCCGCCGCCCAGGCACTGGCCTTGCGCATTGCCGGCACACTGCGCCAGCGCAAAAGCTCGGCAGGCCGGGCAGGCATCGTGCAGGGGCTATTGCAGGAATTTGCCCTGTCGTCGCACGAGGGCGTTGCGCTGATGTGCCTGGCCGAAGCGTTGCTGCGCATCCCGGACAAGGCCACGCGCGATGCGCTGATCCGCGACAAGATCAGCAACGGCCAATGGGAGCAGCACCTGGGCAAAAGCCCCTCGCTGTTCGTCAACGCCGCCACCTGGGGCTTGCTACTGACCGGCAAGCTGGTCTCCACGCACAACGAGGGCAGCCTGTCGGCCTCGCTCGGCCGCCTGACGGCCAAGGGCGGCGAGCCGCTGATCCGCAAGGGCGTCGACATGGCCATGCGTATGATGGGCGAGCAGTTCGTCACGGGCGAGACCATTGGCGGAGCACTGGCCAATGCGCGCAAGATGGAGAGCGAAGGTTTCCGCTATTCCTACGACATGCTGGGCGAGGCCGCACTCACCAGCGAGGATGCGCTGCGCTATTACGCCTCGTATGAGCAGGCCATCCACGCCATCGGCAAGGCGTCCAACGGTCGGGGCATTTATGAAGGCCCCGGCATCTCGATCAAGCTCTCGGCTTTGCACCCGCGCTACAGCCGCGCACAGTGGGAGCGCGTGATGAATGAGCTCTACCCGCGCGTGCTGCGCCTGACCGAACTGGCGCGCCAGTACGACATCGGCTTGAATATCGATGCCGAAGAAGCCGACCGGCTCGACATTTCGCTCGATCTACTCGAACGCCTGTGCCATGCCCCCAGCCTGCAGGGCTGGAACGGCATCGGCTTCGTCATCCAGGCCTACCAGAAGCGCTGCCCGCGCGTGATCGATTTTGTGATCGACCTGGCCCGGCGCACACAACGGCGCCTGATGGTTCGGCTGGTCAAGGGTGCGTACTGGGACAGTGAGATCAAGCGCGCCCAGGTCGATGGCCTGGACGACTACCCGGTCTACACGCGCAAGACGCACACCGATGTGTCTTACCTTGCCTGCGCGCGCAAGCTGCTGGCCGCGCCTGAGGCCATTTACCCGCAATTTGCCACGCACAATGCGCAGACGCTGGCCGCCATCTACCACCTGGCCGGCAACAACTACTATGCCGGCCAGTATGAGTTCCAGTGCCTGCACGGCATGGGCGAACCGCTGTACGAGCAGGTGGTAGGCGCCGTCACGGTCGGCAAACTCGGGCGCCCCTGCCGCATTTACGCGCCCGTGGGCACGCACGAAACTCTGCTCGCCTATCTGGTGCGCCGCTTGCTGGAAAACGGCGCCAACACGTCGTTCGTGAACCGCATTGCGGATCATTCCATCGCATTGGACGAACTGGTGCGCAACCCCGTCGTGACAGTACAGCAAGCGGCTGCAGCAGAAGGCGCTTCAGGCCTGCCCCACCCACGTATTCCACTACCCCCGCAGCTCTACGGCACTGAACGCCCCAATTCCCGGGGGCTGGACCTGTCCAGTGAACACGAACTTGCCCGCCTGGCCCCCGCCCTGCAAGACAGTGCCCGCCAGCCCTGGCAGGCAGGCCCTCTGCTGGCGCAAGACGTAGCGCCCGCCCTTGCCGTGCCGGTGCGTAACCCGGCCGACCACCGCGACGTGGTGGGCCAGGTGTGCGAGGCTACCGAAAGCGATGTGGACCATGCCGTGGCCTGGGCCCACCAAGCCGCACCGCAATGGGCCGCCACGCCGCCCGCAGAGCGCGCGGCCACCCTGGCACGCGCGGCAGACTTGCTGGAGCAGCAAACGCCAGCACTGCTGGGCCTGCTGATGCGCGAGGCCGGAAAGACCTGCACCAACGCCATTGCCGAAGTACGCGAAGCGGTGGACTTCCTGCGCTACTACGGCGCCCGGGTGCAGCACAGCTTTGACAATACGACCCACATCCCACTGGGCCCCGTGGCCTGCATCAGCCCCTGGAATTTCCCGTTAGCCATCTTCATGGGCCAGGTGGCTGCAGCGCTGGCCGCAGGCAACACGGTGCTGGCCAAACCGGCAGAACAGACGCCTTTGATTGCGGCCCAGGCAATACGCACCCTGTGGCAGGCCGGCATTCCCCGTGCCGCCGTGCAACTGCTGCCCGGCCAGGGCGAGACGGTAGGCGCACGCCTGGTGGGTGACGATCGCATCATGGGTGTGGTGTTCACCGGTTCAACCGAGGTGGCGCGCATTTTGCAGCGCAGCATTGCGGGCCGGCTCGATACCGCAGGCAACCCCGTGGTGCTGATTGCCGAAACGGGTGGCCAGAACGCCATGATTGTCGATTCCTCGGCCCTGGTGGAGCAGGTGGTGGGCGATGCCGTGGCTTCCGCTTTTGACAGCGCAGGCCAGCGCTGCTCCGCATTGCGCGTGCTGTGCGTGCAAGAGGACGCTGCCGATCGGGTAGTGGCCATGCTGCAAGGCGCCATGGGCGAGCTGCGCCTGGGCAACCCCGACGCCCTGAAGGTCGACGTAGGCCCTGTCATCGACGCGCAGGCGCGCAGCGGCATCCTGGCGCACATTGATGCGCTGCGGGACAAGGGCCATCGTGTGTTCCAGCACCAGGCCCGCACAACGTTCGTGACGGAAAACGGCACTTTTGTACCGCCGACACTGATCGAGATCAGCAGCATCGTCGAACTTGAACGCGAAGTGTTCGGTCCCGTCCTGCACCTGGTGCGCTACGCCCGCAAAGATCTGCCGCGCCTGCTGCAACAGATCAACGCCACCGGCTACGGCCTGACACTGGGTGTGCACACGCGCATCGACGAAACCATCGCCCAGGTGGTGGACCAGGCCCGCGCAGGCAACGTTTATGTAAACCGCAACATGGTGGGCGCCGTGGTGGGTGTGCAGCCGTTTGGCGGCGAAGGTCTTTCAGGCACAGGACCCAAGGCGGGCGGCCCCATGTACCTTCTGCGCATGCTGTCCCGCTACCCCGCCGATGCACTGGCCACCACATTGGCACAAGACGACGCAGCGAGGCCGCGCAACGAAGCGCAGCGCCAGCCCCTGCTCGCCAACCTGCAGCTACTGGAAGACTGGGCACGCAGCCACAAGAACACAGCGCTGGAACACACCTGCCAGCACCTGGCCGCCACCACGCCCAGCGGGGTGCTGCGCACCCTGCCCGGCCCCACCGGCGAGACCAACAGCTACCAGATCCTGCCCCGCGAGCGCGTGCTGTGCCTGGCGAGCCAGGATGGCGATCTGCTGACCCAGCTGGCCTGCGTGCTCGCCACCGGCGGTCAGGCCCTGTGGCCGGTGCAGCACACCGACCTGCATGCCCGCCTGCCCGCCGCGCTGCAGGAGCGCGTGGCACTGGTGGCGCAGTGGCAGGCCGACGGCGTGTGGTTTGATGCCGTGCTGCACCACGGCGACAGCGATGCGCTACGCTCCGCCTGCCGCACCATCGCCATGCGCCCCGGCCCCATCGTGGGTGTGACCGCTCAGCCCGCAGGCGGAACGGAGGTGCCGCTGGAGCGTCTGGTGCTGGAACGCTCGCTCAGCGTGAACACGGCGGCGGCCGGCGGCAATGCCAGCCTGATGACCATCGGCTGA
- a CDS encoding Lrp/AsnC ligand binding domain-containing protein: MSDFGADLDRIDRKILAILQDDGRIANLKLAESVALSPTAVLARVQRLTRDGFIVGYEARLNPLKLGAGMLVFVEVLLDRTTPNVFDQFKAAVQVRPEIMECHMVAGGFDYLLKTRTADMNAYREFAGAVLWQLPGVRETRTYAVMEEVKHSTRLPLD; this comes from the coding sequence ATGAGCGACTTTGGGGCCGATCTGGACCGTATCGACCGAAAAATTCTTGCAATCCTGCAGGATGACGGACGCATCGCCAACCTCAAGCTGGCTGAAAGCGTGGCCTTGTCGCCCACTGCCGTGCTCGCACGGGTGCAGCGGCTCACACGCGACGGCTTCATCGTGGGCTATGAAGCACGGCTCAACCCGCTCAAGCTGGGGGCTGGCATGCTGGTGTTTGTCGAGGTTTTGCTCGACCGCACCACGCCCAATGTGTTCGACCAGTTCAAGGCCGCGGTGCAGGTGCGCCCCGAAATCATGGAGTGCCACATGGTCGCTGGGGGCTTTGATTACCTGCTCAAAACCCGTACCGCCGACATGAATGCCTACCGCGAGTTTGCCGGTGCCGTTTTGTGGCAACTGCCGGGGGTGCGCGAGACACGCACCTATGCCGTGATGGAAGAGGTCAAGCACAGCACCCGTCTGCCACTGGACTGA
- the rlmD gene encoding 23S rRNA (uracil(1939)-C(5))-methyltransferase RlmD: MSEPTEKQPSPTPDWLEIESLDLEAQGVAHKSDGKVVFVEGALPFERVSASTYRKKNNWEQAHLTAIHRESPQRVQPGCPHFGLHSGACGGCKMQHLHVGAQVAVKQRVLEDNLWHLGKVKPEMLLRPIEGPTWGYRYRARLSVRYVIKKGIVLVGFHERKSRYVADMEVCPVLPPHVSALLMPLRALITSLDARDTCPQIELACGDTVTALVLRHMEPLSGEDLVRLRSFAAEQNVQWWLQSKGPETVRLLDEGGEQLAYALPEFGITMPFKPTDFTQVNPHINRVLVSRALRLLDVQPHERVIDWFCGLGNFTLPLATQAREVLGIEGSETLVARSRENYDRNSALRQEGNALAATNFVARNLFEMTPEMLVQDGVADKWLVDPPRDGAFALAQALAAIEQARRGVEGAAPLPAGAEHWTPPKRIVYVSCNPATLARDAGLLVHLAGYRCTAAGMVNMFPHTAHVESMAVFERDAD, translated from the coding sequence ATGAGTGAACCGACAGAAAAACAGCCCTCCCCCACGCCCGATTGGCTGGAGATTGAATCCCTGGACCTTGAAGCCCAGGGCGTGGCCCACAAGAGTGATGGCAAGGTGGTCTTCGTGGAAGGAGCCTTGCCGTTCGAGCGGGTAAGCGCCAGCACCTACCGCAAGAAGAACAACTGGGAACAGGCCCACCTGACAGCGATTCACCGCGAATCACCGCAGCGCGTGCAGCCGGGATGCCCGCATTTCGGCCTGCATTCTGGCGCCTGCGGCGGCTGCAAGATGCAACACCTGCATGTGGGCGCCCAGGTGGCCGTCAAACAGCGGGTGCTGGAAGACAACCTGTGGCACCTGGGCAAGGTCAAGCCTGAAATGCTGCTGCGCCCCATCGAGGGGCCTACTTGGGGCTACCGCTACCGGGCGCGCTTGTCGGTGCGCTACGTGATCAAAAAAGGGATCGTGCTGGTGGGTTTTCACGAGCGTAAGAGCCGCTATGTGGCCGACATGGAAGTTTGCCCGGTGCTGCCGCCGCATGTCAGTGCCCTGCTCATGCCGCTGCGCGCACTCATCACTTCGCTCGATGCGCGTGACACCTGCCCGCAAATCGAACTGGCCTGTGGCGACACCGTGACGGCGCTGGTGCTACGCCACATGGAGCCGCTGAGCGGCGAGGATCTGGTGCGCCTGCGCAGTTTTGCTGCCGAGCAGAACGTGCAATGGTGGTTGCAGTCCAAAGGCCCCGAAACAGTGCGCCTGCTTGATGAAGGCGGCGAGCAACTGGCCTATGCGCTGCCCGAGTTCGGTATCACCATGCCCTTCAAGCCCACCGATTTCACCCAGGTCAACCCGCATATCAACCGCGTTTTGGTCTCGCGCGCCCTGCGCCTGCTCGATGTGCAGCCGCACGAGCGCGTGATCGACTGGTTCTGCGGTTTGGGCAACTTCACCTTGCCTTTGGCCACCCAGGCCCGCGAGGTGCTGGGCATCGAGGGCAGTGAGACTCTGGTGGCGCGGTCCCGCGAGAATTATGATAGAAATTCGGCCCTAAGGCAGGAAGGTAATGCGCTGGCAGCTACTAATTTTGTAGCGCGCAATCTGTTTGAGATGACGCCTGAAATGCTGGTGCAGGATGGGGTGGCGGACAAATGGCTGGTTGATCCTCCGCGCGATGGCGCTTTTGCGCTGGCCCAGGCCCTGGCCGCCATCGAGCAGGCACGCCGCGGAGTCGAGGGTGCTGCGCCGCTGCCTGCGGGGGCTGAACACTGGACACCTCCGAAGCGTATCGTCTATGTGAGTTGCAACCCCGCCACGCTGGCGCGCGATGCCGGGTTGCTGGTGCATCTGGCGGGTTACCGCTGCACGGCAGCGGGCATGGTCAACATGTTTCCGCACACGGCCCATGTGGAGAGCATGGCGGTGTTCGAGCGGGATGCCGACTGA
- a CDS encoding Bax inhibitor-1/YccA family protein: MNDRVTTLPSADYGYGISQEQRHKVMRNTYWLLALSLLPTVLGAWLGVATGITQSLRGGVGLIVFMGGAFGFMFAIEKTKNSAAGVPVLLGFTFFMGLMLSRLIGMVLGFSNGTELIMTAFAGTAGVFFVMASLASVIKRDLSGMGKWLFVGALVLMVGAMVNVFVGSSAGMMAISVAAIGIFSAYMLYDLKRILDGGETNYISATLALYLDLFNVFQSLLALLGIMGGERD, from the coding sequence ATGAACGATCGGGTCACCACCCTCCCCTCTGCGGACTATGGCTACGGCATTTCGCAGGAGCAGCGCCACAAGGTGATGCGCAATACCTACTGGCTGCTGGCGCTGAGCCTGCTGCCCACCGTCTTGGGGGCATGGCTGGGCGTGGCCACGGGCATCACCCAGTCGCTGCGCGGCGGCGTGGGCCTGATTGTCTTCATGGGCGGCGCCTTCGGCTTCATGTTCGCCATCGAGAAAACCAAGAACTCTGCCGCCGGTGTCCCCGTGCTGCTGGGCTTTACCTTCTTCATGGGCTTGATGCTGTCGCGCCTGATCGGCATGGTGCTGGGCTTCTCGAATGGCACCGAGCTCATCATGACGGCGTTTGCCGGCACGGCCGGTGTTTTCTTTGTCATGGCCAGCCTGGCCAGCGTCATCAAGCGTGACCTCTCGGGCATGGGCAAATGGCTGTTCGTGGGCGCCCTGGTGCTCATGGTGGGCGCGATGGTCAACGTGTTTGTCGGCTCGTCGGCCGGCATGATGGCCATCTCGGTGGCGGCCATTGGTATTTTCAGCGCCTACATGCTGTACGACCTCAAACGCATCCTGGACGGTGGCGAGACCAACTACATCAGCGCCACGCTGGCCCTGTACCTGGACCTGTTCAACGTGTTCCAGAGCCTGCTCGCTCTGCTGGGCATCATGGGCGGCGAGCGCGACTGA
- a CDS encoding heme-binding protein: protein MKTTFELELADVKKIAAAAEAEALKNQWAVTIAIVDAGGHLLSLQRLDGAAAISAHIAPSKARTAALGRRESKVYEDIVNGGRTSFLSAPTIDGLLEGGVPILKDGQCLGAVGVSGVKSTEDAQIAKAGIAALGL from the coding sequence ATGAAGACCACCTTTGAACTTGAACTGGCCGACGTCAAGAAAATTGCCGCCGCTGCCGAAGCCGAAGCCCTGAAAAACCAGTGGGCCGTAACCATTGCCATCGTCGATGCCGGCGGCCACCTGCTCTCACTGCAGCGGCTGGACGGCGCGGCGGCCATTTCTGCCCACATCGCGCCTTCCAAGGCCCGCACGGCAGCCCTGGGGCGCCGCGAGAGCAAGGTGTATGAAGACATCGTCAATGGCGGGCGCACGTCTTTCCTGAGCGCTCCAACGATCGATGGTTTGCTGGAAGGTGGCGTGCCGATCCTCAAGGACGGGCAGTGCCTGGGCGCCGTGGGCGTGAGCGGCGTCAAATCGACTGAAGACGCTCAGATTGCCAAGGCCGGGATTGCTGCGCTCGGGTTGTAA
- a CDS encoding hemin uptake protein HemP, protein MHATTLHLPVLFSQTPPAASPAAVPREDHLPAVESHALLQGQKAVTIHHNGALYRLQATRLGKLILTK, encoded by the coding sequence ATGCACGCCACCACCCTGCACCTTCCCGTCCTGTTCAGCCAGACCCCGCCCGCAGCCTCCCCTGCCGCAGTGCCCCGTGAAGACCATCTGCCAGCGGTAGAAAGCCATGCCCTGCTGCAAGGCCAGAAGGCAGTCACCATCCACCACAACGGCGCTCTCTACCGCTTGCAGGCCACGCGCCTGGGCAAGCTGATTCTGACCAAATGA
- a CDS encoding biopolymer transporter ExbD, producing the protein MAFGTQDEADEVMNEINMTPLVDVMLVLLIIFIITVPVMKHSVNVDLPRATNTAEELKPETVRLSVAADGTYYWNGQTIDDAELATRLQAEGAREPQPDLHIRGDREVRYERVAQALAAAQRAGVRKIGFVTDPQE; encoded by the coding sequence ATGGCCTTTGGTACCCAGGACGAAGCCGACGAGGTGATGAACGAGATCAACATGACGCCGCTGGTGGACGTCATGCTGGTGCTGCTCATCATCTTCATCATCACCGTACCGGTGATGAAGCATTCGGTGAATGTCGATCTTCCACGCGCAACCAACACGGCCGAAGAACTCAAGCCCGAGACGGTGCGCTTGAGCGTAGCGGCCGATGGCACCTACTACTGGAACGGCCAGACCATTGACGATGCCGAACTGGCCACCCGCCTGCAAGCCGAAGGCGCCCGCGAGCCGCAGCCCGACCTGCACATCCGCGGCGACCGCGAAGTGCGTTACGAACGCGTGGCCCAGGCTCTGGCCGCCGCCCAGCGCGCGGGCGTGCGCAAGATTGGTTTCGTGACCGATCCCCAAGAATAA
- a CDS encoding MotA/TolQ/ExbB proton channel family protein, giving the protein MESQFGLANVWTQGDFVTRAVAVLLLGMSLASWIVILVKALDIVKYKKHASAVQTFWHSEDFAAGLTRLGSDPSNPFRQLAMEGREATAHHRNTKGQLHESLDISDWITGSLRNCIDGFTARLQSGLAILASVGSTAPFVGLFGTVWGIYHALLAIGTSGQSTIDKVAGPIGEALIMTALGLAVAIPAVLGYNALVRGNKHILMRLNSFAHDLHAYFVTGARVNAQGDSGNVRPLKKGA; this is encoded by the coding sequence ATGGAATCGCAATTCGGCCTTGCCAACGTCTGGACCCAGGGCGACTTCGTCACCCGGGCTGTCGCCGTGCTGCTGCTGGGCATGTCACTGGCCTCGTGGATCGTCATCCTGGTAAAGGCGCTGGACATCGTCAAATACAAGAAGCACGCCAGCGCGGTGCAAACCTTCTGGCACAGCGAAGACTTTGCCGCCGGGCTGACCCGGCTGGGCAGCGACCCCTCCAACCCCTTCCGCCAGCTCGCCATGGAAGGGCGCGAAGCCACGGCGCACCACCGCAACACCAAGGGCCAGTTGCATGAGAGCCTGGACATCAGCGACTGGATTACGGGCAGCCTGCGCAACTGCATCGACGGTTTTACCGCCCGCCTGCAATCGGGCCTGGCGATCCTCGCCTCGGTCGGCTCCACGGCGCCTTTCGTCGGCTTGTTCGGCACGGTCTGGGGCATCTACCACGCGCTGCTGGCCATTGGCACCTCGGGCCAATCCACCATCGACAAGGTGGCAGGCCCCATTGGCGAGGCCCTGATCATGACGGCGCTGGGCCTGGCGGTGGCCATTCCAGCCGTGCTGGGCTACAACGCCCTGGTGCGCGGCAACAAGCACATACTCATGCGCCTCAACAGCTTTGCCCATGACCTGCACGCCTACTTTGTGACCGGCGCCCGGGTGAATGCCCAGGGCGACAGCGGCAACGTGCGCCCGCTCAAGAAAGGCGCCTGA
- a CDS encoding energy transducer TonB, with protein MSTYDRFEQPGGLSRTAVIAIGVVLLHVAGLWALQTGLLRRAVEVVVPVELLSEFITPPAPKVAPPPPPAPPPVQPAPKIQKPRPAPMPMAVPDPTPAPNAPLGVTTPQPPAPPIEAPVEVAAPPAPPAPPAPARIELPSSNAAYLQNPAPSYPAISKRMGEQGKVMLRVLIGTDGLPQKVEVQKSSGFDRLDRQAQDTVRRWRFVPGKRNGVAEAMWYQVPINFVLE; from the coding sequence ATGTCAACCTACGATCGATTCGAGCAACCCGGAGGGCTGAGTCGCACCGCTGTCATCGCCATCGGCGTGGTATTGCTGCATGTGGCTGGCCTGTGGGCCCTGCAAACCGGCCTGCTGCGCCGCGCCGTGGAAGTGGTCGTTCCCGTCGAGTTGTTGAGCGAGTTCATCACCCCGCCCGCGCCCAAGGTGGCACCGCCCCCGCCCCCCGCGCCCCCGCCGGTGCAGCCCGCGCCCAAAATTCAAAAGCCCCGCCCAGCCCCCATGCCCATGGCGGTGCCCGACCCCACGCCTGCGCCCAACGCCCCCCTGGGCGTGACGACACCACAGCCACCCGCGCCGCCCATCGAGGCGCCTGTGGAAGTGGCGGCACCACCGGCGCCCCCTGCCCCACCGGCCCCCGCGCGCATCGAACTGCCATCGAGCAACGCCGCCTACCTGCAGAACCCGGCGCCCAGCTACCCGGCCATCAGCAAACGCATGGGCGAACAGGGCAAGGTCATGCTGCGCGTACTCATTGGTACCGATGGTCTGCCGCAAAAGGTGGAGGTCCAGAAATCCAGCGGTTTCGACCGCCTCGACCGCCAGGCCCAGGACACCGTCAGGCGCTGGCGCTTCGTGCCCGGCAAGCGCAACGGCGTGGCCGAAGCCATGTGGTACCAGGTGCCCATCAATTTTGTTCTCGAATAA